The sequence below is a genomic window from Kitasatospora kifunensis.
TCCAACCCGCCCTTCGTGATCTCGCCCGGCAGCCGGTTCGTCTACCGGGACGGCGGCATGGCCGGCGACGAGCTGTGCCGCTCCCTGGTCCGCGGCGCCGCCGCGCACCTGGAGCCCGGCGGCTACTGCCAGCTGCTGGCCAACTGGCAGCACGTCAAGGGCGAGGACTGGCACGACCGGCTGGCCGGCTGGGTGGCCGGTACCGGGCTGGACGCCTGGGTGGTGCAGCGCGAGGTGCAGGACGTGGCCCAGTACGCCGAGCTGTGGCTGCGCGACGGCGGCGACCACCTGGCGCCCCGCTCCGTCTACGAGGAGCGGTACAACGAGTGGTTGGACGCCTTCGAGGCCGCGAAGGTCGAGGGCATCGGTTTCGGTTGGATCACCCTGCGGGCCTCGGGCGCGGACCGGCCCGCGGTGCGGATCGAGGAGTGGCCGCACCCGGTCGAGCAGCCGCTGGGCCCGCACATCGAGCAGTGGTTCGCCCGGCAGGACTTCCTGCGGGCGCACGACGACGCCGCGCTGCTCACCGCCCGTTACCTGCTGGCCGACGAGGTGGTGCAGGAGCAGGTCGGTGCCCCGGGGGCCGAGGACCCGGAGCACGTGGTCCTGCGGCACAACCGGGGCATGCGGCGCGCCACCAAGGTGGACACGGTGGGTGCCGGTTTCGCCGGCGTCTGCGACGGCACGCTGACGGCCGGGGAGATCCTGGACGCGATCGCGCGGCTGCTCGGCGAGGACCCGGTGGGGCTGCGGGATCGGGCACCGGAGTCGCTGCGGCTGCTGGTCGAGCAGGGCTTCGTCGAGCCGGCCGCACTGCGCGGTGACTGAGCTGATGATCAGTCAACAAGGCTGACGGTTACGGGCGGTAGGCCTCGGTGATGCTGGTGATCACGTTCTTGCTGTCCGCCGTGATCACGTACTGGTTCCCGTAGCAGAAGTGCGGCGGCTGCACGGCCGACTTGTTGTGCAGGCAGTCGTCCAGGTGCTTCATGAAGGTGTTCAGGTCGACCGTCTGAGGCTGCGCCGAGGACAGTATCGTGGTCTTGACGTCGTTACTGAAGGTGAACACCGTGGGGTCGCCGTAGCTCTCGAAGACCCCGCCGTCGTCGGCGATGTCGTTGCAGACGAACTTGGTCGACTTGGCCCGCATCCAGATGTGGGTCGCGTAGCCGTCGTCGGTGGCCTCGACCATCCGGCCGGAGATGGGTTCGTTCGGGTTGCAGCCGGCCGTCGGCGAGGCGGTACCACCCGTGCCGCCGCTGGGCTTGGCGCCGCTGGGCCGAGCCGGGGCGCTGGGCCGAGTGCTGGGCTTGGCGCTGGGCACCGCCGTGTCGGTCGGCTTGGCGGCCGCGGGAGCGCTGGCGACGGCGCTGGTTGCGGGCGCGGTCGACGCGGTCGTCTCGTCCGGCCCGCAGGCCGTCAGGGTGAGCGCGGCGGCGGCCAGGACGACGGCGGCGCAGGTGCGGTGGGCCTTCATGGTGTTCCCCCGATGGATTCAGTCCGTGGCGACGGGCGGTGACGCCCCGTCATCTGTCACACGGTGGCGGGCCGGTGGCGGGTTTCCCCTGTTGCGGTCTTGTGACAGCCGTTCACCGATCCGTGACCTGGACTTTGCCCGAGGTACGACGGCTGTCGGCATGGGGTTGTCCCCCGGCTGCCACGTTCAGCGGGTGGGGCGCAGTGGCCGGGGCGCAGCGGACAGTTGCCAACAGAGCGTGGCCGGGCGGGGCAGGCCGACGGCCCGGGGGAGCAGGGGGATCAGGTGGAGACGCCGACGATGGTGGTGGCGGGGGGCGTACTCGCGCTCTTCGGAGGCGCACTGTTGTTCTGGTGCGCGGCCGAGCTGCGCCTTCGCCACCGCCTGCGCCGGCACGGCGTCCCGGTGACCGCCCAGGTGATCCCGGACCCCGCCGCCGCCCAGGCGCTCGACCCGGCGCCGCTGCTCGCCTACGCCACCCTGCCCACGGTGGGCCTGACGGCGGACTCCGACCGGGTCGGCCGGGCCGACCCGGTCGCGGTGCTCGCCCGCCCGCGCGGCAGCACGCCGCTGCGCCGTCCCGCCCAGCCGGCTCCCGGCACCTCGGTCCGGGTCTCCTACGACCCGCGCGAACCGGCCAGGGTGGTGCTCACGGGAAGGGGCATCGCCGCCTCGCTGCCGATGGACGTGTTCTGGATTCTGCTCGGCACGAGCAGCCTGGCCGGCGGACTGAGTCTGCTGGCCTCCGTCCTGGTGCGCTGACCGATGCGCTGACCGCCGCTCGCCGCCCGCTGACCGGCTCCCGACCCGGAACGCCGGGCCCGGCCGGGCCCGGCGTTCCGGGGCTGCGACACCCCGCCGGAGATAACAGCGGGGCGCGAATGTGCATCATCGGGTTACCGTTCGAGTGGCGTCGGTCGGCCTTGCCGGTGAAAAAGCGGGATCCGTCCGTTTGACAAGGGTGACCAGGGTACGGTCACACTCCGCTGGTGGGGTCGTCGCGATGCGGCAACCCCAGGCGGTGGTGTGTCGGGCGGCCAAGAGCCCGCGCTGCCCTCGGGGCCGGTCCTGTGACCGGCCGCTGACCGGGGGCCAGCCGTCGGCCAGCACACCAGGAAACGACCGGGAGAGAAGAGCGAAGGTGTCCCCGAGCAGCGAGACCGCGCGCAACGGCAAGCGACTCGTCATTGTCGAGTCGCCGGCCAAGGCGAAGACGATCAAGGGCTACCTCGGCCCCGGCTACATCGTCGAGGCGAGCGTCGGGCACATCCGCGACCTGCCTGGGACGGCCGCCGAGGTGCCCGACCAGTACACCGGCGAGGTGCGCCGGCTCGGAGTCGACGTCGACCACGACTTCGCCCCCATCTATGTGGTGAACGCGGACAAGAAGTCGCAGGTCTCCAAGCTCAAGGCGCTGCTCAAGGAGTCCGACGAACTCTTCCTGGCCACCGATGAGGACCGCGAGGGCGAGGCGATCGCCTGGCACCTGCAGGAGGTGCTCAAGCCCAAGGTCCCGGTCAAGCGGATGGTCTTCCACGAGATCACCAAGGACGCCATCCAGCAGGCCGTGGCCAACCCGCGCGAGCTGAACCAGCGGCTGGTCGACGCCCAGGAGACCCGGCGCATCCTCGACCGCCTCTACGGCTACGAGGTCTCGCCGGTGCTCTGGAAGAAGGTCATGCCGAAGCTCTCGGCCGGCCGGGTCCAGTCGGTGGCCACCCGCCTGGTGGTCGAGCGCGAGCGGGAGCGGATCGCCTTCACCTCCGCCTCCTACTGGGACCTGGTCGCCACCTTCGGCACCGGCCGCACCGCGGCGGACGCCGCCAACCCGGAGAGCTTCGGCGCCCGGCTGGCCACGGTGGACGGCAAGCGGATCGCCAGCGGCCGCGACTTCGGCCCGGACGGCCGGATCAAGACCGCCAACACCATGCACCTGGACGAGCAGGCCGCCCGCGCGCTGGCCGCCGCCCTGGAGCAGACCGCGTTCAGCGTGCGCAGCGTCGAGTCCAAGCCCTACCGCCGCTCGCCCTACGCGCCGTTCCGCACCACCACGCTGCAGCAGGAGGCCAGCCGCAAGCTGGGCTTCGGCGCCAAGCGGACCATGCAGGTGGCCCAGAAGCTGTACGAGAACGGCTTCATCACCTACATGCGCACCGACTCCACCACCCTCTCGGAGACCGCGGTGGCGGCCGCTCGGGCCCAGGTCACCCAGCTCTACGGGGCCGACTACCTGCCGGACGCGCCGCGCACCTACGCCAGCAAGGTCAAGAACGCCCAGGAGGCGCACGAGGCGATCCGCCCCTCCGGCGACCGCTTCCGCACCCCGGCCGAGACCGCTCTGGGCGGTGACGAGTTCCGGCTCTACGAGCTGATCTGGATGCGCACCGTCGCCTCCCAGATGAAGGACGCCGTCGGGCAGTCCGTGACGGTCAAGGTCGGCGGCCTGTCGGCCGACCGCCGGGACGTCGAGTTCTCCGCCTCCGGCAAGATCATCACCTTCCACGGCTTCCTCAAGGCCTACGTGGAGGGCGCCGACGACCCGAACGCCGAGCTGGACGACCGCGAGCGCCGACTGCCGCAGGTGACCGAGGGCGACCCGCTGGCCGCCGAGCAGCTCACCCCCGAGGGTCACAGCACCAAGCCGCCGGCCCGCTTCACCGAGGCCTCGCTGGTCAAGGAGCTGGAGGACCGCGAGATCGGCCGGCCCTCGACCTACGCCTCGATCATCGACACGATCATCAACCGCAAGTACGTCTTCAAGAAGGGGACGGCGCTGGTGCCGTCCTTCCTCTCGTTCGCCGTGGTCAACCTGCTGGAGAAGCACTTCGGCCGGCTGGTCGACTACGACTTCACCGCGAAGATGGAGGACGACCTCGACCGGATCGCCAACGGTGAGGCGCAGTCCGTGCCGTGGCTCAAGCGGTTCTACTTCGGCGAGGGCGATGGCCACGCGGTCGGCGGCGCGGCGGAGGCCGGCAACGGCGACGGCGACCACCTGGGCGGCCTGAAGGAACTGGTCACCGACCTCGGCGCGATCGACGCCCGGGAGATCAGCTCGTTCCCGCTCAGCGACGAGATCACGCTGCGGGTCGGCCGGTACGGGCCGTACGTCGAGAAGGCTTCGAAGGAGGCCGATCAGCCCGGGCAGCGGGCCGACATCCCGGACGAGCTGCCGCCGGACGAGCTGACCGTCGAGCTGGCCGAGGAGCTGCTGGCCAAGCCGAGCGGCGACTTCGAGCTGGGCACCGACCCGGTCAGCGGCAACCCGCTGATCGCCAAGGACGGCCGGTACGGCCCGTACGTGACCGAGGTGCTGCCCGAGGGCACGCCCAAGACCGGCAAGAACGCGGTCAAGCCGCGCACCGCCTCGCTCTTCAAGACGATGTCGCTGGAGACGGTCACGCTCGAGGACGCGCTGCGGCTGCTCTCGCTGCCGCGCGTGGTCGGCGCCGACGCCGAGGGCGTGGAGATCACCGCGCAGAACGGCCGGTACGGTCCGTACCTCAAGAAGGGCACCGACTCCCGCTCGCTGACCAGTGAGGACCAGCTCTTCACGGTCACCCTGGAGGAGGCGCTGGCGATCTACGCCCAGCCCAAGCAGCGCGGCCGGGCCGCCGCCGCGCCGCCGCTCAAGGAGCTGGGCACCGACCCGGTCAGCGAGCGCCCGGTGGTGGTCAAGGACGGCCGGTTCGGGCCGTACGTGACCGATGGTGAGACCAACGCCACGCTCCGCAAGGATGATGACGTGGAGACCATCACGCCCGAGCGCGGCTACGAGCTGCTCGCCGAGAAGCGGGCCCGGGGGCCGGTGAAGAAGGTGGCGAAAAAGGCTCCGGCCAAGAAGGCGACCGCCACCAAGACCGCCACCAAGACCGCCGCGAAGAAGACGGCGGCGAAGAAGACCGTTGCGAAGAAGACGGCGACCGCCAAGACCGCGGCCAAGAAGACGGTCGCCAAGAAGACCGTGGCCAAGAAGTCGGCAGCCGTCGCCGACTCCGGTGACGAGGGCTGATCCGTCCTCGGGTGCGCCGTCGGCGGCCCCGGATCGACCGCGTCGAGCGGTCGGCCCGGGGCCGCGCCCGTAGCCGGGTCGGCCGGGTGGAGTGCGTCACAACCTCGTCATGGCCTGGAGCCGGAACGCCGTGAGCTCTTTTCGGCCAGGCCCCGCCCGCTACGCTGACCGTATGACGAGCGAGGAGCAGCCCACCCCCATCGCCGAGGCCGGCGCCGGTTTCCCCGACCTCCCCGAGGTGGCACCGGCCGGTACTCCAGGCGAGCGGGCCAGGGCGCTGCTGCGGCTGCGCCCCTACCGGCGGCTCTGGGTCACCCAGCTGCTCGGCGGCACCGCCGACCGGCTGGCCTTCCTGGTGCTGCTCGCACTGACCGTCGCGGTGGCGAGCCGGGCCGAGCAGTTCGGCGGCGGCTACCGGGGCGTGGCCTTCGCGCTGACCCTGGTCTTCGTGGTCCGGCTGGCGGCCGCCGCGCTGGCCGGCGTGCTGCTGCTCACCCCGGTGCACCGGCTGCTGACCACTCGGCTGGACCGGCGCTGGACGCTGATCGGCGGCGACGGGCTGCGCGCGGCGCTGGTCGCCGTCGCCCCCTGGTGGCCCGTCTGGGTGCACGGCGGCGGCGCGAGCTACGCGCTGCTCGGCACCGTCTTCGTGGCCGGCGTCGCCGAGCGGGTCTGGTCGGTGGCCAAGGGTGCCACCGTGCCCACCCTGCTCCCGGCGGCCAACCCCTACGCCCCGCCGGCCGAGCAGCGCCCGTCGGTCGGCAACCTGGCCACCCTGCGCACCCTGGACATGCGCACCGGCTGGGCCACCCTGCCGCTGGCAGCGCTCGCGCTGATCGGCCTGACGCTGCTCAACAACCTGTTCGCGGCGTTCGGCTCGCACTGGCTGCGGGAGCATCAGGTGACGATGGCCGCGCTGGGTGCGGCCGCGCTCTTCGTCGCCTCGGCCGTGCTGCTCTACCTGCAGGACCTGCCGGCCACGCCGTCGGGGGCCACGCCCAGCTCGCCGCTGCGCGGGCTGCGGGCGCCGACCGACGCGACGCCGGGGCCGGCGCTCGGCAAGGGCCGCACCGGTTCCGCCCCGTACTTCACCTTCGCGGTCGCCGCCGCCTACGCCTCGATGGCCGGCACCGCCGCGCTCGCGTTGCTCACCGCCGCCGAGCACGGTGCGGGACCGGTCGGCTACGGCCTGCTGGTGCTCGCCGCCACCGGGCTGCCCTGGCTGGGACTGCGGCTCACCCGGGTCACCCTGCCCGCGCTCTCCCGGCGCCGGCTGCTCGCCGTGGCGCTGCTGGCGCTCGGCGCGGCGCTGATCCTGGCCGGGTTGGTCTTCGACTTCGTGCTGATCCTGCTGCTCACGGCGGTGGCCGGTACCGCGGCCGGGATCGTGGTCGGGGTCGGCCGGGCGCTGCTGGCCCAGGAGGTCGAGGAGGCCCGGCTGCCCCGGGTCACCGAGCACCTGTACGCGGTGCTGCGCACCGTGGTCGCCGGCGCGCTGGTCGCGCTGCCG
It includes:
- a CDS encoding DUF7059 domain-containing protein, producing the protein MTKLPNPDPAHLARLREALLAASYTADGCLDLLGPTGYAALARSEAVPALRATRGGTPLETLVRLFLLQQPVRYAAAAAALPVEECLADGWLERSADDAEQLRATVDVRPYANEVAGLESSDAWVVSDLGCAVGGAGGIGSGGSAAGVARRELVLGVGGASTTLAGLAVRRPVRAALDLGAGSGVQALHAARHAQRVTATDLNPRALAFSRLTLALSGFENTDTAQGSLFEPVGDRRFDLIVSNPPFVISPGSRFVYRDGGMAGDELCRSLVRGAAAHLEPGGYCQLLANWQHVKGEDWHDRLAGWVAGTGLDAWVVQREVQDVAQYAELWLRDGGDHLAPRSVYEERYNEWLDAFEAAKVEGIGFGWITLRASGADRPAVRIEEWPHPVEQPLGPHIEQWFARQDFLRAHDDAALLTARYLLADEVVQEQVGAPGAEDPEHVVLRHNRGMRRATKVDTVGAGFAGVCDGTLTAGEILDAIARLLGEDPVGLRDRAPESLRLLVEQGFVEPAALRGD
- the topA gene encoding type I DNA topoisomerase — encoded protein: MSPSSETARNGKRLVIVESPAKAKTIKGYLGPGYIVEASVGHIRDLPGTAAEVPDQYTGEVRRLGVDVDHDFAPIYVVNADKKSQVSKLKALLKESDELFLATDEDREGEAIAWHLQEVLKPKVPVKRMVFHEITKDAIQQAVANPRELNQRLVDAQETRRILDRLYGYEVSPVLWKKVMPKLSAGRVQSVATRLVVERERERIAFTSASYWDLVATFGTGRTAADAANPESFGARLATVDGKRIASGRDFGPDGRIKTANTMHLDEQAARALAAALEQTAFSVRSVESKPYRRSPYAPFRTTTLQQEASRKLGFGAKRTMQVAQKLYENGFITYMRTDSTTLSETAVAAARAQVTQLYGADYLPDAPRTYASKVKNAQEAHEAIRPSGDRFRTPAETALGGDEFRLYELIWMRTVASQMKDAVGQSVTVKVGGLSADRRDVEFSASGKIITFHGFLKAYVEGADDPNAELDDRERRLPQVTEGDPLAAEQLTPEGHSTKPPARFTEASLVKELEDREIGRPSTYASIIDTIINRKYVFKKGTALVPSFLSFAVVNLLEKHFGRLVDYDFTAKMEDDLDRIANGEAQSVPWLKRFYFGEGDGHAVGGAAEAGNGDGDHLGGLKELVTDLGAIDAREISSFPLSDEITLRVGRYGPYVEKASKEADQPGQRADIPDELPPDELTVELAEELLAKPSGDFELGTDPVSGNPLIAKDGRYGPYVTEVLPEGTPKTGKNAVKPRTASLFKTMSLETVTLEDALRLLSLPRVVGADAEGVEITAQNGRYGPYLKKGTDSRSLTSEDQLFTVTLEEALAIYAQPKQRGRAAAAPPLKELGTDPVSERPVVVKDGRFGPYVTDGETNATLRKDDDVETITPERGYELLAEKRARGPVKKVAKKAPAKKATATKTATKTAAKKTAAKKTVAKKTATAKTAAKKTVAKKTVAKKSAAVADSGDEG